Proteins from a genomic interval of Pararge aegeria chromosome 26, ilParAegt1.1, whole genome shotgun sequence:
- the LOC120635471 gene encoding uncharacterized protein LOC120635471, giving the protein MAHLCTNMFTEKSCLSSVVNMDGRENVVLCAAACVLLSLLKKKRRKKPRCWVRPFLQRRNEETNRFVEEIKIDPLSGFKNFTRISCEDFELLVNAVSPLIAKQDTNYRKCVPVSIRLAITLRYLATGDSFASLMYLFKVSKELIARIVPETCKALISVLNENIKMPNTSEEWMMIERQFDHLWNFPHCIGAMDGKHVVVQAPKNTGSDFFNYKGDFSIVLLALVDANYKFTYVDVGCKGRISDGGVFKNTGFYANLQQGKLNLPPPYALPGRNKPIPHVIVADDAFALDINLMKPYPGQHDKRSKERTFNYRLSRARRVVENVFGILSAVFRVLRKPILLAPEKAQLITLTCCYLHNFLMTQKSSAQLYTSFGSFDTENQITHSTIDGSWRRDAPMANLLPLRHIGRRPSGDAKDIREEFAHYFQTGIGMVAWQETLA; this is encoded by the exons ATGGCACACTTGTGCACGAACATGTTCACTGAGAAGAGTTGTCTGTCTTCAGTTGTTAATATGGACGGGCGGGAAAACGTAGTGCTTTGTGCTGCAGCTTGTGTTTTATTAAGTCTTCTTAAAAAGAAACGAAGAAAGAAACCGCGTTGTTGGGTGAGGCCTTTCCTACAGCGACGAAATGAAGAAACGAATAGATTtgtagaagaaataaaaatagatccATTGAGTGGATTTAAAAATTTCACTCGAATATCGTGCGAAGATTTTGAGTTGCTGGTCAATGCAGTTAGTCCTCTTATTGCTAAGCAAGATACAAACTACAGAAAATGTGTCCCTGTTTCAATAAGGCTTGCAATTACTTTAAGATATCTTGCTACTGGAGATTCTTTTGCaagtttaatgtatttatttaaagtttcaaaaGAACTTATTGCTCGGATTGTACCTGAAACCTGTAAGGCGTTGATAAGCGTGttgaatgaaaatattaag ATGCCTAACACTTCAGAAGAATGGATGATGATAGAACGTCAATTTGACCATCTATGGAATTTCCCTCATTGCATTGGGGCTATGGATGGCAAACATGTTGTTGTTCAAGCTCCAAAGAATACTGGAAGTgacttttttaattacaaaggtGATTTCAGCATTGTACTTTTAGCACTGGTTGatgcaaattataaatttacgtaCGTAGATGTCGGTTGTAAAGGAAGAATATCGGATGGTGGTGTCTTCAAAAATACTGGATTCTATGCTAATCTTCAGCAAGGAAAATTAAATTTGCCTCCACCTTATGCGCTACCCGGAAGGAACAAACCAATTCCACATGTCATTGTGGCAGATGATGCTTTTGCattagatataaatttaatgaaaccatATCCCGGTCAACATGACAAAAGATCAAAAGAAAGAACATTTAACTATCGGTTGAGCAGAGCGAGACGTGTTGTGGAAAATGTATTTGGCATTTTGTCCGCTGTATTTCGCGTACTCAGAAAACCTATACTGTTAGCTCCAGAAAAGGCACAATTAATAACATTGACATGTTGTTACTTGCATAATTTTTTGATGACACAAAAGTCGTCTGCGCAactttatacttcttttggcagtTTTGATACTGAGAACCAAATTACTCATAGCACTATCGATGGAAGTTGGCGGCGCGATGCACCCATGGCAAACTTACTACCCTTAAGACATATCGGAAGAAGACCATCTGGTGATGCGAAAGACATACGAGAAGAATTTGCACATTATTTCCAAACTGGCATCGGAATGGTGGCATGGCAAGAAACACTAGCGTAA
- the LOC120635215 gene encoding protein ANTAGONIST OF LIKE HETEROCHROMATIN PROTEIN 1-like produces the protein MREAISPHERLTATLRFLATGRSYQCMKFSTIISPQALSQIIPETCDALYEVLRKDYLKFPKREEEWRIIAREFEQKWNFPHCLGAIDGKHVEIVPPSNSGSFYYNYKHRHSMVLLAIVDAKYRFLLVDFGTNGRVSDGGVLLNTKFYEKLEKKALNIPTEERLHNSPRILPYVFVADDAFPLRKDMMKPFRQSDLDSRIKKIYNYRTSRARRIVENAFGILAARFRIYRTQMNMSPETIGSVVRATCALHNYLMSSSLNSYAPSECFDSEHYEEGTITSGFTTNDSTLEPLQRTTQGRTIQTANQIRSQFMTYFVTEGKVPWQDNFVH, from the exons ATGAGAGAAGCTATAAGTCCTCATGAAAGATTAACTGCTACACTGCGATTTCTAGCTACAGGACGTTCCTACCAATGTATGAAGTTTTCTACAATAATATCACCGCAAGCTCTTAGCCAAATAATCCCTGAAACCTGTGATGCTCTGTACGAGGTTCTACGGAAAGATTACTTAAAG TTTCCAAAAAGAGAAGAAGAGTGGAGAATAATAGCGAGAGAATTTGAGCAGAAGTGGAACTTTCCTCACTGTTTAGGTGCTATTGATGGCAAGCACGTTGAAATCGTGCCCCCAAGTAACAGTGGctcgttttattataactataaacatAGACACAGTATGGTATTACTAGCAATCGTTGATGCAAAATACAGATTCCTGTTAGTTGATTTTGGGACAAATGGAAGGGTTTCCGATGGCGGAGTATTGttgaatacaaaattttatgaaaaacttgaaaaaaaggCGTTAAATATTCCTACAGAAGAAAGGTTACATAATAGTCCACGAATACTGCCATATGTATTTGTAGCTGATGACGCGTTTCCTCTAAGAAAGGACATGATGAAGCCATTTCGGCAAAGTGACTTAGATAGTAGAATTAAGAAGATATATAATTATCGGACATCGCGAGCACGCCGTATAGTCGAAAACGCTTTTGGTATACTAGCGGCGAGGTTCAGAATTTACAGAACACAAATGAATATGTCGCCTGAAACTATTGGGTCAGTCGTAAGAGCAACCTGTGCTTTGCATAATTATTTGATGTCATCATCGCTTAATTCATACGCTCCTTCAGAATGTTTCGATAGTGAACATTATGAGGAAGGTACGATAACGTCAGGATTCACAACCAACGACTCAACACTTGAACCATTACAAAGAACTACACAAGGCCGTACAATTCAAACAGCAAATCAGATAAGAAGTCAATTTATGACGTATTTTGTAACTGAAGGGAAAGTTCCTTGGCAAGACAATTTTGTTCATTAA
- the LOC120635213 gene encoding uncharacterized protein LOC120635213, protein MSEDERVGQRELLQDFIESYRNETCLWKTTSKDYHDRNKKNAAYDRLIEKYKPIDPNATRDTVVKKINNLRTTYKKELNKIKKSCKSGAGTDEIYKPRLWYFELLSFLYDQEVPRPSTSNIDDDENETQSTTGISSTSYDCPDTDRDTPTLAYSDNESDTPTPANRSDSERATSISGRVRPRPKKNTLTEDVLKSVNDHFKRPKQPDNRFEVFGKNVGMKLQELPKEQRIIAEKIINETLFLAEMGSLTISHTVRKYDDFANTTFSTQPHIQNFSSEPHIQNLSTQPQIQNLSTESHTQSHTQVIYTQPHTQNLFTQPHTQIIYTQPHTQSSIEFTSPLEPDHTQSDNTITSYLRNVND, encoded by the exons ATGTCGGAAGACGAAAGAGTTGGACAGCGCGAACTACTTCAAGATTTTATAGAAAGCTACAGAAACGAAACTTGCCTTTGGAAGACTACAAGTAAGGATTACCACGACCGCAACAAAAAAAATGCCGCCTACGACAGGCTAATCGAAAAATACAAACCCATAGATCCAAATGCCACCAGGGATACAGTGGTTAAGAAGATTAATAATCTTCGAACTACATATAAAAAAGagctcaataaaataaaaaaatcgtgtAAATCTGGAGCAGGGACTGACGAGATTTATAAACCTCGTTTATGGTACTTTGAGTTATTGAGTTTTTTATACGATCAAGAAGTACCAAGACCATCTACATCGAATATTGATGATGACGAAAATGAG ACGCAGTCAACCACCGGCATTAGCTCAACGAGCTACGATTGTCCAGACACCGATCGAGACACACCAACACTGGCCTATTCCGACAACGAATCAGACACACCGACCCCGGCAAACCGTTCTGACAGCGAACGAGCTACATCAATCTCGGGTCGTGTTCGGccaagaccaaaaaaaaatacattaactgAAGACGTACTTAAGTCCGTAAATGATCATTTTAAAAGGCCTAAACAACCCGATAATCGTTTTGAAGTTTTTGGCAAAAATGTTGGGATGAAACTACAAGAGTTACCAAAAGAACAGAGAATTATagcagaaaaaataattaatgaaactcTGTTCTTGGCTGAAATGGGTAGCTTAACTATATCACACACTGTAAGAAAATATGATGACTTTGCAAATACTACTTTTTCCACACAGCCACACATTCAAAACTTTTCCTCTGAGCCACACATACAAAACCTTTCCACTCAGCCACAAATTCAAAACCTTTCCACTGAGTCACACACTCAGTCACACACTCAAGTCATTTACACTCAACCACACACTCAAAATCTTTTCACTCAACCACACACTCAAATCATTTACACTCAACCACACACTCAATCATCAATAGAATTTACATCACCATTAGAGCCAGACCATACACAATCTGATAATACAATTACTTCCTATTTACGTAATGttaatgattaa
- the LOC120635216 gene encoding uncharacterized protein LOC120635216 — protein MAVKEGAWSDDESLLLIEEYRTREVLWNPQNENFYKQNLKKDAWDEIGNVLKITAEKCNNKMISLLSSYRREKGKEKKSKGTGKGTSDTYTSRWFAYNALKFLDDRNTPRKRKNTESIQRSVSKNNATEATQHEFTPPAPPNEHGLQEPKRSRRDENNVLTDVVGILKTTAQKLDSKSSIPDLTKSFVSFLGAKMSNYSSQTRISVEHAIFEIIMKADRGYYESWQHQPNAYTEPYSNRPSTSVSYGYTTAENVDAADYSINQQPSSVSSQDSQHSSIDDFTDLI, from the exons ATGGCGGTGAAAGAGGGTGCGTGGAGTGATGACGAGTCACTTTTATTGATAGAGGAATACAGAACAAGGGAAGTTTTATGGAACCCTcaaaatgaaaacttttataaacaaaatttaaagaaagatGCGTGGGACGAAATCggaaatgtattgaaaataacaGCAGAAAAGTGCAATAACAAAATGATAAGTCTTCTCTCTTCTTACCGCCGTGaaaaaggaaaggaaaaaaaatccaAGGGGACTGGAAAAG GTACTTCGGACACATACACAAGTCGATGGTTTGCCTACAATGCTTTAAAGTTCTTGGACGATAGAAACACACcaagaaagagaaaaaatacG GAGTCCATTCAACGCTCAGTCTCCAAAAACAATGCCACCGAAGCCACGCAACATGAGTTCACCCCTCCAGCACCACCAAATGAGCATGGTCTACAGGAACCGAAACGATCCAGAAGAGACGAAAACAATGTTCTTACCGATGTAGTGGGGATATTGAAAACCACTGCACAGAAATTGGACAGTAAATCAAGCATTCCTGACTTAACTAAAAGTTTTGTTTCATTTCTAGGAGCTAAAATGAGTAACTATTCCTCTCAGACTAGGATTTCGGTTGAACACGcaatatttgaaattattatgaaaGCCGACAGGGGATATTATGAATCTTGGCAACATCAACCAAATGCATATACAGAACCATACTCCAATCGTCCCTCAACTTCAGTATCCTACGGTTATACCACAGCAGAAAATGTAGACGCTGCTGACTACTCAATCAACCAGCAGCCTTCGTCGGTCTCTTCACAAGACTCACAGCACTCTTCTATAGATGATTTTactgatttaatttag
- the LOC120635042 gene encoding uncharacterized protein LOC120635042: protein MERDNFDTELFIDEIEKRVAIWDMESSDYSNRVIKRRNWEEIVEIFCEPGDSQEKKKALGISLQKKWKGLRDGFVREMKKMKTTPSGSGASSKAKYIYFERLMFLERSTRNKATESNINTTSVTAEEQEFSGDGEDVMRPPLSQVKKKKKAERS, encoded by the exons ATGGAGCGTGATAACTTCGATACTGAACTTTTTATAGACGAAATTGAAAAAAGAGTAGCCATATGGGATATGGAATCTTCAGACTATTCCAATAGAGTAATAAAACGTAGGAACTGGGAAGAAATAGTCGAAATTTTTTGTGAACCTGGCGATTcccaagaaaagaaaaaagcttTAG GCATTTCATTGCAAAAGAAGTGGAAAGGATTGCGTGATGGCTTTGTTAGAGAAATGAAGAAGATGAAAACCACACCGTCTGGATCAGGAGCCTCCAGCAAagccaaatatatttattttgaacgtTTGATGTTCCTCGAACGATCGACACGGAATAAAGCTACTGAAAGCAATATCAACACCACGTCTGTAACAGCTGAAGAACAAGAATTTTCTGGCGATGGGGAAGATGTAATGAGACCTCCGCTTAGTCaggtgaaaaagaaaaaaaaagctgaACGCAGCTGA
- the LOC120635043 gene encoding histone-lysine N-methyltransferase SETMAR-like — protein MESNKQHFRHILLFNFRKGKNAVQARKKLTDVYGEGVLTVRQCQNWFAKFRSGNFDVEDAPRSGRPVEADKDAIKALVDANRRITTREIGERLNLSNSTVYGHLKGMDLTSKLDVWVPHVLTERNLCRRVDACDSLLKRLENDPFLKRIITGDEKWVVYNNVKRKRSWSRKDEPAQSTL, from the coding sequence ATGGAGAGCAATAAGCAGCATTTTcgtcatattttactttttaacttcagaaaaggtaaaaatgctgtCCAAGCGAGAAAAAAATTGACGGATGTGTATGGAGAAGGCGTGTTAACAGTACGCCAGTGCCAGAACTGGTTTGCAAAATTTCGATCCGGCAATTTTGATGTCGAAGATGCACCACGGTCTGGAAGGCCGGTCGAAGCTGACAAAGATGCGATAAAGGCATTAGTTGATGCAAATCGGCGAATCACCACACGAGAGATCGGTGAGAGGTTAAATTTGTCGAATTCAACTGTTTATGGCCATTTGAAAGGCATGGACTTAACCTCTAAGCTCGATGTGTGGGTGCCCCATGTCCTTACCGAGCGAAATTTGTGTCGTCGTGTTGACGCGTGTGATTCGCTCCTCAAACGTCTAGAAAATGATCCATTTTTGAAGCGGATTATTACTGGGGACGAAAAATGGGTTGTATACAACAATGTTAAACGCAAGAGGTCATGGAGCAGAAAAGATGAACCGGCTCAAAGCACGCTTTGA